Proteins from a single region of Hydra vulgaris chromosome 12, alternate assembly HydraT2T_AEP:
- the LOC100204815 gene encoding large ribosomal subunit protein uL1: MSSKITADQLYEIVKAVLDGSKEKKRKFLETVELQIALKNYDPQKDKRFSGTIRLKTIPRPKLKVCVLGDESHCDQAKANGIDCKSVDDLKKLNKDKKEVKKLASKYDAFIASDSLIKQIPRLLGPGLNKAGKFPVMITHSDKMMDKINEIKATIKFQMKKVLCLAVAVGHVEMTEHELAQNIFLAVNFLVSLLKKNWQNVRSLHVKSTMGKVQRLY, translated from the exons ATGTC ttcAAAGATAACTGCAGACCAATTATATGAAATAGTAAAGGCGGTTCTAGATGGTTCCAAAGAAAAAAAGCGTAAATTTTTGGAAACAGTTGAACttcaaattgctttaaaaaattacgaTCCCCAAAAAGATAAACGTTTCAGTGGTACAATTAGACTCAAGACTATACCAAggccaaaattaaaagtttgcGTACTTGGTGATGAATCTCACTGTGACCAAGCCAAAGCTAACGGCATAGATTGCAAGTCtgttgatgatttaaaaaaacttaacaaagataaaaaagaagttaaaaaacttg catcCAAATATGATGCATTTATTGCATCGGATTCCTTGATCAAACAGATCCCCCGTCTTCTTGGTCCTGGTCTTAACAAGGCAGGAAAATTTCCGGTCATGATAACTCACTCAGATAAAATGATGgacaaaattaatgaaattaaagcTACTATTAAATTCCAGATGAAAAAG gtTCTATGTTTGGCAGTTGCTGTCGGACATGTTGAAATGACTGAGCACGAGTTAGCCCAAAATATCTTTTTGGCAGTTAACTTTTTGgtttctcttttaaaaaagaattggcAGAATGTCAGATCTTTGCATGTTAAGAGTACAATGGGTAAAGTTCAACGATTGTATTAG